One Proteinivorax tanatarense DNA segment encodes these proteins:
- a CDS encoding D-cysteine desulfhydrase has translation MDLTHLPRKRYTEFVTPIKNMEKLTEVLGGPNLYIKRDDLLGLTAGGNKTRKLEFLIADAIEKGSDTIITAGGVQSNHCRLTLAAANKENLKCILVLEESAAVKHDTERSGNFFLYQLMGAEDVRIVPNGTDVFEEMDKVAEEVAIKGGKPYKIPVGGSNAIGATGYVACAQEIIQQSFSEGMIFDYVVCTSGSGGMHAGLVTGFQANQSKTKVLGISISRSKEQMEPKVMKLIKDTSSRLKLEKTISSDTVTCYDNYIGDGYALPTKEMVGAVKLVAKTEGILLDPVYTGKTMSGLIDLIKKGRFDSKDNVLFIHSGGAPALYAYTSEFL, from the coding sequence ATGGATTTAACACATTTGCCAAGAAAAAGGTATACAGAGTTTGTTACACCTATTAAAAATATGGAAAAGTTAACTGAAGTTTTAGGGGGACCTAATTTATACATTAAAAGGGATGACCTATTAGGGCTGACTGCTGGTGGCAATAAAACTAGAAAGCTAGAGTTTTTAATTGCAGATGCCATAGAAAAAGGTTCAGACACAATTATTACCGCTGGGGGAGTTCAGTCGAACCATTGTCGTTTGACGTTAGCGGCAGCTAATAAAGAAAACCTAAAATGCATTTTAGTTCTGGAAGAAAGTGCAGCTGTAAAACATGACACTGAAAGAAGTGGTAACTTCTTTCTTTATCAACTTATGGGGGCAGAGGATGTTAGGATTGTTCCCAATGGAACTGATGTATTTGAAGAAATGGACAAAGTAGCAGAAGAAGTAGCTATTAAAGGTGGGAAGCCTTATAAAATTCCAGTAGGAGGGTCGAATGCTATAGGAGCAACGGGATATGTAGCTTGCGCTCAAGAAATTATACAACAATCTTTTTCTGAAGGCATGATTTTTGACTATGTAGTGTGTACTAGTGGAAGTGGGGGTATGCATGCTGGCTTAGTAACAGGGTTTCAAGCAAACCAAAGTAAAACTAAGGTTTTAGGTATCAGCATAAGTAGAAGTAAAGAACAAATGGAGCCCAAAGTTATGAAATTGATAAAGGATACGTCCAGCCGTTTAAAACTAGAGAAGACCATTAGTTCTGATACAGTTACTTGTTATGATAATTATATAGGGGACGGCTATGCGCTACCCACAAAAGAAATGGTGGGAGCTGTAAAGTTAGTAGCAAAAACCGAAGGGATACTACTGGACCCAGTTTATACAGGTAAAACCATGTCGGGTTTAATTGATTTAATCAAAAAAGGTCGTTTTGATTCCAAGGATAATGTTTTATTTATTCACTCTGGTGGAGCACCAGCTTTATATGCTTATACTTCTGAATTTTTGTAA
- a CDS encoding GNAT family N-acetyltransferase translates to MLKEIFSNRILLSYTTDEHLPIVIDMEKKNSKFVFSWTEEQHKKEIADPDKLHLVIKSKLNDRLLGYIIIGGLKSKDKSMELKRIVVNEKGCGYGKESIGLIKKFCFDVKGFHRLWLDVFDDNKAAIRLYLKEGFVKEGLMRECKKNGEAYRSMFLMSILEHEYNKAATIK, encoded by the coding sequence ATGTTAAAAGAGATTTTCTCCAATCGGATTTTGTTGTCTTATACCACAGATGAACATTTGCCTATTGTTATAGATATGGAAAAAAAGAACTCAAAATTTGTGTTTTCTTGGACTGAAGAACAACATAAAAAAGAGATTGCTGATCCAGATAAATTACATTTAGTGATAAAAAGTAAATTAAATGATAGATTGCTAGGATATATAATAATTGGTGGACTGAAATCTAAAGATAAATCTATGGAGCTCAAAAGGATAGTAGTAAACGAAAAAGGGTGTGGATATGGCAAAGAATCTATTGGTTTAATAAAAAAATTCTGTTTTGATGTGAAGGGTTTTCATAGATTATGGCTTGACGTTTTTGATGATAATAAAGCTGCCATAAGATTATATCTTAAGGAAGGTTTTGTAAAAGAGGGACTGATGCGAGAGTGTAAAAAAAACGGTGAAGCCTACCGTTCTATGTTTTTAATGTCAATTTTAGAGCACGAATATAACAAAGCTGCCACAATTAAATGA
- a CDS encoding S8 family peptidase: MLILVSSGFSMARPVEFERVIVGFEKGIDKNVIQNTEGKVVKEFDFINAVVMELPAHTVQTMESHPNVKYVEPDAEVKALNQTVPWGIDRVNAPDVHSDNQYGDGIRVSVLDTGILLNHEDLNVMGGYSVFGGSYNDDNGHGTHVAGTIAALDNHYGVIGVSPQVDLYGVKVLDSRGSGSYSGIIEGIYWSMNNNMDIINMSLGGSVGSVALEDACNAATDAGLLVVAAAGNSGNFFGWGDNIGYPAKYPSVMAVGSTTSSDSRSSFSSTGPDLEIMAPGSNILSTTYNGGYGSMSGTSMACPHAAGVAALVWSANENLTNQQVRDIINDSANDMWNNPSRYGNGLIDAHEAYLYAISY, encoded by the coding sequence GGTATTGATAAAAATGTAATTCAAAACACTGAAGGAAAGGTCGTTAAAGAGTTTGATTTTATCAACGCAGTGGTTATGGAGCTACCTGCTCACACTGTGCAAACTATGGAGAGTCATCCCAATGTCAAGTATGTTGAACCTGATGCCGAAGTTAAAGCTTTAAATCAAACTGTACCTTGGGGTATTGACAGAGTTAACGCACCTGATGTTCATAGCGATAATCAGTATGGCGACGGAATTAGGGTTTCTGTTTTGGACACAGGAATATTGCTAAATCACGAAGACCTTAATGTCATGGGTGGCTACAGTGTTTTTGGTGGAAGCTATAATGATGACAATGGACACGGAACTCATGTTGCGGGAACTATAGCTGCCTTGGATAATCACTATGGGGTAATAGGAGTATCCCCGCAAGTAGACTTATATGGAGTAAAAGTCTTGGACAGTAGAGGTAGCGGGTCATACAGCGGCATTATTGAAGGTATCTACTGGTCAATGAACAATAATATGGATATAATCAATATGAGTTTAGGTGGTAGCGTCGGCTCTGTAGCCTTAGAAGATGCTTGTAATGCTGCTACCGATGCTGGCCTTTTGGTAGTAGCTGCTGCCGGCAACAGCGGAAATTTTTTCGGTTGGGGTGACAACATTGGTTATCCAGCAAAGTACCCTTCTGTGATGGCAGTTGGTTCAACCACATCTAGCGATAGTCGTTCAAGTTTTTCTAGCACCGGTCCCGATTTGGAAATAATGGCTCCAGGTAGCAATATTCTAAGCACAACTTATAATGGCGGTTATGGATCAATGAGTGGAACATCTATGGCATGTCCTCATGCAGCAGGTGTAGCAGCCCTTGTTTGGTCTGCCAATGAAAATCTAACTAATCAACAGGTTAGAGATATTATCAACGACTCAGCAAATGATATGTGGAATAATCCCTCAAGGTACGGCAATGGGTTAATAGATGCTCATGAAGCATACTTGTATGCAATAAGTTACTAA